ATTAGTTTGCGTTTGACAAAATGATCTAAACCGCGATCGCGCGGTGAATCAAGGACTACGTGAATGAATTTTCCTGGTGCTTGAGTGTAACCAATTTCAATTTCATCTCGCATCCAAGGATCGTCTTTATGAAACTCAAACGGAACAGGATCTAATTGTGCATTCGCTTTACCAACAACTTTTCTCAGTTCTTCGATAAATTCTTCATTATCTCCCTTAGACAAACGAGAAACAAAGACAGTTATTGGGGATAAGGTATTAGGAGTCATCATCCAAGGAGCAACTCGAAAAACCACGCGATCGCTATAAATTGTTTCTCCATCTTTTGCCAGAGTTAAATTAATTTCAACTATGCCATCGAAATCAATGTCAGGATAACTTAACGCCTTGACAGCTAATAGAATATCTCTATCAGTAACTTTAATTTTTGCTTTTGTCTTTGTTCCAATTAACTCATTACCCCTCTTACCAAGTTCATCATAAATACAAATTCTTTTTGCAACATCTTGGCTAATTGATAAATAAATTTCGCAACCACGAGGTAACTCTGTTAAACCAACTCTGCGAACGATCATAAAGCTCAAATCTTTCAGATCCAGTAGCCCACTAATATTATTTTCATCATATTGACCTCCAGAATGAACAAGATCGCGATCAGCGTTAACTATTAAGATTGCACCATGACCGTTACTTCCCCATTGCCAATCTCCTTTATGAGGATTATTTTCTTCAACAATCCCGTCTCGATCTGCATCCACATCCAGACAAATCTGAAGACAGGTTAGCTTAAGTTGAACTTGACTCAGTGGGTGACCAACATCATCTTGGAAGATGATCTGTAAACAGCGGTCTTTTGGGCGATCGCTAAAGGTTCTCGCTAAAAGGGTAATCTGTGAAATTTGCTTAAGAGGAATTATTGAGTTTGTATCAATAAGTTCTGCATTAGAGTAAACTTCAATTTCTCCCTGTGTTTTGAAACTAACAATTGCTTCCTCAAAAGGTGCAAGATTTTTTAAGGAGATTTGCCGTGGTTGACCAACAACCAATATATCTTCATATTCCCTGCTTTTTCCTTGAGAACGCGAACGACGCTCGTCGCG
The DNA window shown above is from Gloeocapsopsis sp. IPPAS B-1203 and carries:
- a CDS encoding protein-arginine deiminase family protein; the protein is MKNIGKIESRDERRSRSQGKSREYEDILVVGQPRQISLKNLAPFEEAIVSFKTQGEIEVYSNAELIDTNSIIPLKQISQITLLARTFSDRPKDRCLQIIFQDDVGHPLSQVQLKLTCLQICLDVDADRDGIVEENNPHKGDWQWGSNGHGAILIVNADRDLVHSGGQYDENNISGLLDLKDLSFMIVRRVGLTELPRGCEIYLSISQDVAKRICIYDELGKRGNELIGTKTKAKIKVTDRDILLAVKALSYPDIDFDGIVEINLTLAKDGETIYSDRVVFRVAPWMMTPNTLSPITVFVSRLSKGDNEEFIEELRKVVGKANAQLDPVPFEFHKDDPWMRDEIEIGYTQAPGKFIHVVLDSPRDRGLDHFVKRKLIGSDFGYVIRKSRHSATKLDSFGNLEVSPPVTVKGVHYPFGRLIFGGTRNDIIQKPRRKLKVLRNFFFAQKIQAPLEIFSDWLSVGHIDEFMTFVPAPTYKGFKLLLASPDKCYELLYHLRDEGHSQVLLRQGKQLYKKPADISVVDILENQELAHQNQQYQEHINWNREILKHELDLSEEDIIDIPALFQNDGDNRAETFFPNMVNMIVLDQHLAIPKPFGPHIDAQCQFEAYVKAVLEPLGLICHFIDDWDPYFRGGGEIHCGTNTSRKPFTQKWWEIEPTFFRNPE